From Chryseobacterium sp. IHB B 17019, one genomic window encodes:
- a CDS encoding DNA methyltransferase — protein MMVEKQKRDRYEMHKYWGKKPSSNLKELIEKYSAEGDTILDPFSGYGVFCCEALLLNRNVISNDLNPIANFINKQLLSREIDLKKLEKEWKSIKKELAPFVNNWYQFNFGAEKVELINILRDKNDIPLKARFKSTESRKTQEISFTKEEIQDYMQFENEQIIVDWFPNTELIENSRISAKKGMTIASLFTKRTLACHSRLLSLIENKSSGNEKELFKLAFTANLANCSKLVPPIKSRGDMSQGAWMTGFYIGETYLENNVLQYFENRFTKIVKGKKDYLKFFEEGLFTNKTHTYSVTQFDAKKLKIPNDSIDYIFTDPPYGDAVPYFEQSIIWNSWLKLTPDYTEEIVISDSKLRKKSTSNFEIEINEAFSEIRRVLKLGGHFSLTYHSLSGLEWKAITNACIKNGFEMVAFEWLVQKTFTPRQINRSKSIKGDVLVTFQKSPSIKPILMDDSQIEAFLKKEIEGWLIKESLDTNEIFLRIMKIIFSRKIIIGNIDLLKILVKHFVFNDNNKWILND, from the coding sequence ATGATGGTAGAAAAGCAAAAGAGAGATAGGTATGAAATGCACAAGTATTGGGGTAAAAAACCTTCAAGTAACTTAAAAGAATTGATAGAAAAATATTCTGCCGAAGGTGATACTATTTTAGACCCATTCTCTGGATATGGAGTTTTTTGTTGTGAAGCACTATTGCTTAACAGAAATGTTATTTCAAATGATCTGAACCCAATTGCAAACTTTATTAATAAGCAATTACTTTCAAGAGAAATTGATTTGAAAAAGTTAGAAAAGGAGTGGAAAAGTATCAAAAAAGAGCTTGCTCCATTTGTAAATAATTGGTATCAGTTTAATTTTGGTGCAGAAAAAGTGGAATTAATAAATATTCTTCGCGACAAAAATGACATTCCTTTAAAAGCAAGATTTAAAAGTACTGAAAGTAGAAAAACACAGGAAATTTCATTTACAAAGGAAGAAATTCAAGATTATATGCAATTTGAAAACGAGCAAATAATTGTTGATTGGTTTCCTAATACTGAATTAATTGAAAATTCAAGAATATCAGCAAAAAAAGGAATGACCATTGCTAGCTTGTTTACAAAAAGAACACTTGCTTGTCACTCAAGACTTTTGAGTTTGATTGAAAACAAATCCTCTGGAAACGAAAAAGAACTTTTTAAGCTAGCGTTCACCGCTAATCTTGCTAATTGTTCAAAATTAGTTCCGCCAATTAAATCACGAGGTGATATGTCACAAGGTGCTTGGATGACGGGTTTCTATATTGGAGAAACGTATTTAGAGAATAACGTTCTTCAATATTTTGAGAATAGATTTACTAAAATAGTCAAGGGTAAAAAAGATTACTTAAAGTTTTTCGAAGAAGGACTTTTTACAAATAAGACACATACTTATTCAGTAACACAATTTGACGCAAAGAAACTTAAAATACCAAACGATTCAATAGATTACATTTTCACTGACCCACCTTATGGTGATGCGGTGCCTTACTTTGAGCAAAGTATTATTTGGAATTCTTGGCTTAAGTTAACTCCTGATTATACAGAGGAAATTGTTATTTCAGATAGTAAATTAAGAAAAAAAAGTACGTCAAATTTTGAAATAGAAATAAACGAAGCGTTTTCTGAAATAAGAAGAGTTTTAAAACTCGGTGGTCATTTTTCATTGACATATCATTCTTTATCCGGATTGGAATGGAAAGCAATAACCAATGCTTGTATTAAAAACGGCTTCGAAATGGTTGCATTTGAATGGCTTGTACAGAAAACTTTCACACCGAGGCAAATTAATAGGTCAAAAAGCATTAAAGGAGATGTTTTGGTAACTTTTCAAAAGTCACCCAGTATCAAGCCAATTTTAATGGATGATAGTCAGATTGAAGCTTTTTTAAAAAAAGAAATCGAAGGCTGGCTTATCAAAGAGTCACTTGATACAAATGAAATCTTTTTGCGAATTATGAAAATAATATTTTCTAGAAAAATCATAATTGGCAATATTGACTTACTTAAAATACTTGTTAAACACTTTGTGTTTAACGATAATAATAAATGGATATTAAATGACTAA